DNA from Geobacter sulfurreducens PCA:
CACACCCGGCAGGTTGTCGTCGAGCCACTTGCGGCACTGGGCAAGGGCCTGGGGATGCGAATAGACCTTCTTCACGTCGTCCAGCCGGCCGGTGCGGGAGAGGAGGTCGTGGGACACTTCCAGCAGAACCTCGGCGTTGATCTTGAGGTCGCTCTCCATGAACATGTCGAGGGTGTGGGAAACCATCCCCTCGGTGGAGTTCTCGACCGGCACGACACCGTAGAGAGCGCGGCCCTTCTCCACTTCCTCGAACACGGCAGGGATCGATTTCTGGGCGACCAGCTCCGCGGCCAGGCCGAAGTGCTGCATGGTGGCCAGGTGGGTGAAGGTCGCCCGGGGCCCCAGGAACGCCACCTTCATGGGCGCCTCAAGGGCGAGTGAAGCGGAGATGATCTCCCGGAACACGCTCTTGACCGCCTCGGCCGGAAAGGGGCCGGTGTTGTGGGCGAGCAGCCGCTCGTAAATCTCCCGTTCACGGTTCGGCACGTGAAAATCGCGCTTCTCCACGGTCTTGACCTGTCCCACCTCCATGACCAGTCCGGCACGGCGGTTGAGCAGATCGAGGATGGCATCGTCAATGGCGTCGATCTCGCGCCGCAGTGCGTCGAGATTGCGTGTCGCGCTCAAGGGGGTCACCTGGGGGGAGAAATATGGTGCGGCAGTTCCGCGGAGGGAGGTACTGTATAGCAAAGGGGGCTAAAATGCAAACATTTTATGGTTTACACCATCGTTACTTGAGGCAGACCTTGCGTACTTCGTGGATGTCGGTGAGCCCCTGGAAGACCTTGAGGATGCCGTCCTGCCGCAGGGTGGTCATGCCGTCGGCCATGGCCTGCCGCCGGATGATCTCGGTGTCGGACTTCTTCTTGACGAGGCTCTTCATGGTGTCGGTGCCTTCGAGCACCTCGTGAATGCCGAGGCGCCCCCGGTAGCCGCTCTGGTTGCAGGTGGTGCACCCCACCGGCCGGGCCAGGACCACCTCGTTGCCCAGCAGTCCCGTGGCGGCGAACTGCTCCTCGCCGTACTCCTCGATGATCTCGGAGAGCTCCTTGCGGTCAGGGCGGTAAAGCTCGCGGCAATCCTCGCAGAGGCGGCGGGCCAGGCGCTGGGCCACGACGCAGAGAAGCGAATCGGAGAAGCTGAAGGGGTCGAGTCCCATTTCCAGGAGGCGGGTGACCGTCTCCGGGGCCGAGTTGGTGTGCAGGGTCGACAGGACCAGGTGCCCGGTGAGGGACGCCTCCACCGCGATGGAGGCGGTCTCTTCGTCCCGCATCTCGCCCACCATGATCACGTCCGGGTCGAGCCGCAGGAACGAGCGCAGTGCCGCGGCAAAGGTGAGGCCGATGCGCTGGTTGACCTGAACCTGCCGGAGCCCCTTCTGGGTGATCTCCACCGGGTCCTCGGCGGTCCAGATCTTCACCTCGGGTCGGTTGATGCGGGCGATGGCCGCGTGGAGGGTGGTGGTCTTGCCGCTTCCGGTGGGGCCCACCACCAGGACAAGGCCGTAGGGCTTCGTGATGGATTCCCCGAAGATGCGCATATTGCG
Protein-coding regions in this window:
- the pheA gene encoding prephenate dehydratase, whose product is MSATRNLDALRREIDAIDDAILDLLNRRAGLVMEVGQVKTVEKRDFHVPNREREIYERLLAHNTGPFPAEAVKSVFREIISASLALEAPMKVAFLGPRATFTHLATMQHFGLAAELVAQKSIPAVFEEVEKGRALYGVVPVENSTEGMVSHTLDMFMESDLKINAEVLLEVSHDLLSRTGRLDDVKKVYSHPQALAQCRKWLDDNLPGVPVVDVASTALAAQIVSEDYAAAAIASEFAAAQYDLKVVRTRIEDQVNNFTRFLVIGRKMADRSGDDKTSLMFSVKDEPGILYRMLEPFASRGVNLSKIESRPLKKKAWEYIFYLDLAGHITDPVVAEAVQDLGRYCQFVKILGSYPRAK